One Chloroherpetonaceae bacterium DNA segment encodes these proteins:
- the lepB gene encoding signal peptidase I has product MAKSTSKKKSAETGTETISRNPTQLAIYLVKEYGPLVVLVLFVNVFFVQAYSVPTGSMEKTIYIGDYFFVSKLTYGPRLPFIDYRLPGLKDPKAGDIVVFVQPRTEENYIKRCVAAAGDTLEIRNRDLYLNGEIIPLPPNGQFIGELRPQGFSDEGIFPKYTSWNKDFYGPIRIPKKGDRITLTPENYSLYNWLIEYDGHTTKFNGGNILIDGQPRFEYTVEQDYYFMVGDNRDNSLDSRYWGFVPASHIAGSPLFIYWSWNPDISILTSPVEKLASVRWRRLGKFLE; this is encoded by the coding sequence ATGGCTAAATCCACATCAAAAAAGAAAAGTGCTGAAACCGGCACAGAAACGATTTCCCGAAACCCCACGCAACTTGCCATTTATTTGGTTAAAGAATATGGGCCTTTAGTGGTGCTTGTTCTTTTTGTAAATGTTTTTTTTGTTCAAGCCTACAGTGTGCCTACGGGTTCGATGGAAAAAACCATTTACATTGGCGACTATTTTTTTGTATCGAAACTTACTTACGGGCCACGATTACCTTTTATTGATTATCGTTTACCCGGTTTAAAGGATCCAAAAGCCGGTGATATTGTCGTTTTTGTTCAGCCGAGAACCGAGGAAAATTACATCAAGCGATGTGTTGCAGCGGCAGGTGATACCCTTGAGATTCGCAATCGAGATTTGTATTTGAATGGCGAAATCATTCCTTTGCCACCAAATGGTCAGTTTATTGGTGAATTAAGGCCACAAGGATTCTCGGACGAGGGCATTTTCCCAAAATATACCTCTTGGAACAAAGATTTTTACGGTCCGATCCGAATTCCCAAAAAAGGAGATCGTATCACGCTTACGCCTGAAAACTATAGCCTTTACAATTGGTTGATTGAGTACGACGGTCATACAACAAAATTTAACGGTGGAAATATTTTGATTGATGGTCAACCTCGCTTTGAATATACAGTTGAACAAGATTACTACTTTATGGTGGGTGATAATCGCGATAACTCCCTTGATTCACGATATTGGGGATTTGTTCCGGCTTCTCATATCGCGGGTTCACCTCTTTTTATTTATTGGTCGTGGAATCCCGACATTTCAATTCTCACTTCTCCAGTCGAAAAGTTGGCTTCGGTTCGTTGGCGAAGGTTAGGTAAGTTCTTAGAATAA
- the lepB gene encoding signal peptidase I, whose amino-acid sequence MNTEVNNLGEDYSPPPEVVSKSNSSLSSLSSTHADQSSIRDWIEALVFSLLCVFILRVFVAEPYHIPSASMEDTLLPGDFILVNKFVYGAQIPFSSWKLPPLRQIKVGDVLIFRYPRDPSINFVKRCVACPGDWVEIKEREVFVNNQFQAYPLGSKFIGEKLSVHMKEESIFPSNSGFNKDYFGPVYVPKSGEEISLHPETLSLYRFLLEYEGHQVSVMGNAVYLDGFPEPTYKVKNNYYFVMGDNRDNSRDSRYWGFVPEPYVKGAAIMVFWSWNPDLTFFNPIEKINSIRWDRVGLLIH is encoded by the coding sequence TTGAACACTGAAGTAAACAATTTGGGTGAAGATTATTCCCCACCACCCGAAGTGGTGTCAAAATCAAATTCTTCATTATCATCGCTTTCATCAACTCATGCCGATCAATCTTCAATCAGAGACTGGATTGAAGCATTGGTTTTTTCTCTTCTATGCGTTTTTATTTTAAGAGTTTTTGTTGCAGAGCCTTATCATATTCCTTCTGCCTCAATGGAAGACACTTTACTACCCGGCGATTTCATTTTGGTTAATAAGTTTGTGTATGGCGCACAAATTCCTTTCAGTTCTTGGAAGTTGCCCCCCCTCCGGCAAATAAAAGTGGGCGATGTTCTCATTTTTCGATATCCACGAGATCCTTCGATAAATTTTGTCAAGCGTTGTGTTGCTTGTCCGGGCGATTGGGTTGAGATTAAAGAGCGTGAGGTATTTGTCAACAATCAATTTCAAGCTTATCCCCTTGGCTCTAAGTTTATTGGCGAAAAGCTTTCGGTTCACATGAAAGAGGAGTCGATTTTTCCTTCGAACTCAGGGTTTAATAAAGATTACTTCGGCCCTGTTTATGTCCCTAAATCTGGTGAAGAAATTTCACTTCATCCCGAAACCCTTTCATTGTATCGCTTTCTTTTGGAGTATGAAGGGCATCAGGTTTCAGTTATGGGGAACGCGGTATATTTGGATGGATTTCCCGAACCGACCTATAAGGTCAAAAATAACTATTATTTCGTGATGGGTGATAATCGCGATAACTCACGTGATTCGCGTTATTGGGGTTTTGTTCCTGAACCATATGTGAAAGGCGCGGCAATTATGGTTTTTTGGTCTTGGAATCCAGATCTAACTTTTTTTAATCCGATTGAGAAAATTAACTCCATTCGTTGGGACAGAGTTGGATTGCTCATTCATTAA
- a CDS encoding ABC transporter permease: protein MELWLGSTTLGLCYGFLAMGVFITMRVYNFPDITADGSLTLGASVSAALMVAGVSPYMSLLVAILSGFFAGTVTGFIHTKFRINGLLSGILVTTALYSINLRIMGRSNIPLLNVPETVLTFIEQIAPFPKPFPALIYFFLFAFTVAGLLMLLFHTDFGLAMRATGDNEIMISANGVNTDVMKVVGIGLSNAIIALCGALVCQYQGFSDINMGTGTIVYGLASVIIGEAIVGLIKKKSIGSLLMSVIVGAVIFRLLVGLALISGMNQTDLKLVTALFVLLAVALPQLRLLRR, encoded by the coding sequence ATGGAGCTTTGGCTCGGTTCAACGACTTTAGGCCTATGCTATGGTTTTTTAGCAATGGGCGTGTTCATTACAATGCGGGTGTATAACTTTCCCGATATTACCGCAGATGGAAGCCTTACCTTGGGCGCAAGCGTATCCGCGGCTCTAATGGTTGCAGGCGTAAGTCCTTATATGTCTCTTTTAGTGGCAATACTTTCCGGTTTTTTTGCCGGAACAGTCACCGGATTTATTCACACAAAATTCCGCATTAATGGGCTGCTTTCAGGAATTTTGGTTACAACTGCACTTTACTCCATTAATCTAAGGATTATGGGGCGATCAAACATCCCCTTACTCAATGTCCCTGAAACAGTTTTAACTTTTATTGAACAAATTGCGCCATTTCCAAAACCATTTCCAGCACTCATTTATTTCTTTCTTTTTGCCTTTACCGTCGCTGGACTTTTAATGCTGTTGTTCCATACCGACTTTGGTCTTGCGATGAGAGCCACCGGAGATAATGAAATAATGATCTCCGCAAATGGCGTTAATACCGATGTCATGAAAGTCGTGGGTATAGGGTTATCCAATGCCATTATCGCGCTTTGTGGGGCTTTGGTTTGTCAATATCAAGGCTTTTCGGATATTAATATGGGAACTGGCACGATTGTTTACGGCTTGGCGAGTGTCATTATTGGTGAAGCAATTGTAGGGTTGATAAAAAAGAAAAGTATAGGAAGCCTTCTCATGTCGGTCATTGTTGGTGCGGTAATCTTTAGACTACTTGTTGGTCTCGCGCTGATTAGTGGGATGAATCAAACTGACTTAAAACTTGTTACAGCTCTCTTTGTATTGTTGGCTGTTGCACTTCCTCAACTGAGGCTTCTTCGTAGGTAA
- a CDS encoding DUF4397 domain-containing protein, which yields MNKSTFSVFLSIVFTIVFLASCSKDPASFDTKTKIRVVHASPNAPAVNLLLNGTNIASGVTFTGTTPYLTTEAGFNVLQVVPVDRNAQALSSLRSTLRDTLISSRDNYLFDFNYTVFAADTVANADSTRRITPIIVFDNLNLPSATALDTTALVRFFHLAPGAPNVTVARVGTDTLATQGLFVNRPFSRTIATSQQIYTSVRPGTYNLVVRQANTLTQVLNVGNVNFEAGKAYTIYARGFSGGQPLSHGVLVYDYKTD from the coding sequence ATGAATAAAAGCACTTTTTCGGTATTCTTAAGCATCGTCTTCACGATTGTCTTTTTAGCATCATGCTCAAAAGATCCAGCTTCTTTTGATACCAAAACAAAAATCCGCGTTGTTCATGCCTCCCCAAATGCACCAGCAGTTAACTTGCTTCTTAATGGAACAAACATTGCGTCTGGTGTTACATTTACTGGAACGACACCATATCTGACAACTGAGGCAGGATTTAATGTACTTCAAGTTGTGCCTGTTGATAGAAATGCGCAAGCATTGAGTTCTCTTAGGAGTACATTAAGAGACACCTTAATTTCGTCGAGAGATAACTACTTATTTGATTTCAACTATACCGTGTTTGCTGCCGATACTGTTGCAAATGCCGATAGTACAAGAAGAATTACTCCGATAATTGTATTTGATAATTTAAACTTACCATCTGCCACTGCGCTTGATACAACTGCATTGGTTCGCTTCTTTCATTTAGCTCCCGGTGCACCTAATGTTACAGTTGCAAGAGTTGGCACAGATACATTAGCAACACAAGGATTATTTGTTAACCGTCCATTTAGCAGAACGATTGCCACAAGTCAGCAGATTTACACGAGTGTTAGACCGGGAACTTATAATTTAGTAGTTCGCCAAGCCAATACGCTTACCCAAGTTTTGAATGTTGGCAATGTGAATTTTGAAGCAGGTAAGGCCTATACAATTTATGCCCGCGGTTTCAGCGGCGGTCAACCCCTTTCTCACGGCGTTTTGGTTTATGATTACAAAACAGACTAA
- a CDS encoding ABC transporter transmembrane domain-containing protein produces MAKKTTSADFPKTKITVETLTAAKELITYFLPYKWKFIAGLGMLIISGVAGLGFPYIMGRLVDAALLGKGFWIFHSINSLALVLMASLALQAIGSFFQSLWFVEVGERSLADIRKDSYTKLISLPMSFFANRRVGELTSRLTADLAQIQETFTWVLSQLVRQMLLLVGGIALLLVTSFHLTGVMLSSFPILIGVAVYFGRKIRQLAKSSQDQLANTNVIVEETLQGVMNVKAFSNEGFEVGRYSTSISDYVTIAMKSARFRAGLVSFIIFGILGAAVLVMWFGANLVQTGEMTVGDLTQFLLYTTFVGAAMGSFAELYSQVQRTLGATERIREILKESPEPIVLSQPPQKVARLNGMLEFQEVRFRYPARPEIEVLKGISFTAKAGERIALVGQSGAGKSTIVSLILQFYKPSSGQILFDGKPASSFELSELRSQMAIVPQDIVLFGGTIFENIAYGKPGASDIEVKEAAAKANAHEFISQFPEGYQTVVGERGIKLSGGQRQRVAIARAILKNPSILILDEATSSLDSESEKLVQEALDALMNNRTSIVIAHRLSTIRNADRIIVMKEGMAVEAGTHEELIQKPNGMYRTLSELQFEASLGE; encoded by the coding sequence ATGGCCAAAAAAACAACAAGTGCCGACTTTCCAAAGACTAAAATCACAGTAGAAACCCTTACTGCCGCGAAAGAGCTTATAACTTATTTTCTTCCTTATAAATGGAAATTTATTGCCGGTTTAGGGATGCTTATTATTTCAGGTGTTGCCGGCTTAGGGTTCCCGTACATTATGGGCAGACTTGTCGATGCAGCACTTTTGGGAAAAGGGTTTTGGATTTTTCATAGCATTAACTCCCTCGCATTGGTCTTAATGGCTTCGCTAGCACTTCAAGCAATCGGATCATTTTTTCAATCACTCTGGTTTGTTGAAGTTGGAGAAAGAAGTTTGGCAGATATCCGAAAAGACAGCTACACGAAGCTCATTTCATTGCCGATGAGTTTTTTTGCTAATCGCAGAGTCGGCGAGCTCACAAGCCGCCTTACCGCAGACCTTGCTCAAATTCAAGAAACCTTTACTTGGGTATTATCTCAATTGGTTCGGCAGATGCTTTTACTTGTTGGAGGTATTGCCCTTTTGCTTGTTACATCCTTTCATTTAACCGGAGTGATGCTTTCTTCATTTCCGATACTTATTGGTGTCGCGGTTTACTTTGGTCGTAAGATTCGGCAGCTTGCCAAAAGCTCACAAGATCAACTTGCAAATACAAATGTAATCGTGGAAGAAACGCTTCAAGGCGTCATGAATGTCAAGGCATTTTCAAATGAAGGGTTTGAGGTTGGTCGTTATTCAACCAGCATTTCAGATTATGTCACAATCGCAATGAAATCGGCGCGATTTCGTGCGGGGTTAGTATCATTTATCATTTTTGGGATTCTCGGCGCTGCTGTGCTTGTAATGTGGTTTGGCGCAAATCTTGTACAAACGGGCGAAATGACTGTTGGAGACTTAACTCAATTTCTGCTTTACACTACTTTTGTGGGTGCTGCGATGGGCAGTTTTGCTGAACTCTACAGTCAAGTTCAACGGACTTTAGGCGCTACGGAACGCATTCGAGAAATATTAAAAGAATCTCCCGAGCCGATTGTGTTGTCACAACCCCCTCAAAAAGTAGCCCGTCTCAATGGCATGCTTGAATTTCAGGAGGTTCGCTTTCGTTACCCCGCAAGACCTGAGATTGAAGTACTGAAAGGCATTTCATTTACAGCAAAGGCTGGAGAGCGCATTGCATTGGTTGGCCAAAGCGGTGCAGGAAAATCAACCATTGTCTCACTCATTCTCCAATTTTATAAACCAAGTTCTGGCCAAATCCTATTTGATGGAAAGCCTGCATCTTCGTTTGAACTTTCTGAGTTACGGTCTCAAATGGCTATTGTGCCACAAGACATCGTCCTTTTTGGGGGCACTATATTTGAAAACATTGCTTATGGAAAACCCGGTGCAAGTGACATTGAGGTTAAAGAAGCCGCAGCCAAAGCGAACGCACACGAGTTTATCTCTCAGTTTCCTGAAGGCTATCAAACCGTTGTTGGGGAGCGTGGGATAAAGCTATCAGGAGGGCAACGTCAGCGTGTTGCGATTGCGCGTGCAATTCTTAAAAACCCCTCCATACTTATTTTAGATGAAGCCACAAGTTCGCTTGATTCAGAATCTGAAAAACTTGTTCAAGAAGCTCTTGATGCGTTAATGAATAATCGGACTTCGATTGTTATTGCTCACCGGCTTTCAACCATTCGAAATGCCGATCGTATTATCGTGATGAAAGAAGGGATGGCTGTGGAAGCGGGTACACATGAAGAATTAATTCAAAAACCAAACGGGATGTATCGAACACTTTCCGAACTTCAATTTGAGGCATCACTTGGGGAATAA
- a CDS encoding T9SS type A sorting domain-containing protein, producing MKQRQISKFEFELKAVLLTIVILFSIETANAQITPQSYPLIKANNIALEDTVDFILDIQSGADEKVVSNIDIGFSFTYAGVIFSKISISTGGSLGFGEQPIEIGSVLKNEFKAPSNRFLLAPLLSNFITSSEGYVGHFYKGSRGNGICVIEWKVRLPNSESRPYSRFQVLLYENENRIEYRYGDNIQPQESGVLVGLSEAKSFMTVITETAKPIYNDVFKNEFAEIPRQTCYRFYGTQPTLSNPFSDSLNTNFAQANTSISPTGQLPQTFQLLTSPTFKFENVIDLNPEIFSTKEPFIFGKVIDQIPFYQSLFFYFSASSNEFHTRSPFAMIHAPVPLSGLSAYYLPSYGLVSNSALQYYFWYDLSGNGNNASLEMNDLRFTNNAQPARLEGKQQNQPGQLIDFTESQFAYRAPSKVQFQAKSGLTFFSVVAPDLNFINSSSPIMGLSNFESTLDFGREEGSKLFKVEIFRSTFDGSESVKHVAPNFEFVSREISIVAFRQTASEKETTGEIFANGRLCLQEPSIDLSTSNYNNTYLARGNNSVFKGLLGDVLLYNRSLSDLELASVFFHLARVYDVWSQSGKNLQIDSLTGLFNYPEEDFNLMIQESKSENIGTINVEKLITIPVISRDIKGKAFANGNEIEPRKIYPDLAWNLSFDSKANYEVTFGLSIKIEMLKEVANPERLLIIAYDSTEKIWTPVNTIRSKGYLTAVGMRTPGLFAVADDSEPALTTSRNQRKVDQFLLDQNYPNPFNPSTTIRYQLASTENVSLKVYDVLGREVATLVNNRQSPGRYEVAFNASNISSGVYFYRLSTGSQSSVKKMLLVK from the coding sequence ATGAAACAGCGTCAAATCAGTAAATTTGAATTTGAATTGAAAGCAGTATTACTCACGATTGTAATTTTGTTTTCAATAGAAACTGCAAATGCACAAATCACACCACAATCCTATCCATTAATCAAAGCCAATAATATTGCACTTGAGGATACCGTTGATTTTATTCTGGATATTCAATCGGGTGCAGACGAAAAGGTTGTTTCAAACATTGATATAGGATTCTCGTTCACCTACGCAGGCGTCATTTTTTCCAAAATTTCAATTTCAACCGGTGGCTCTTTAGGGTTTGGAGAACAGCCAATAGAAATTGGATCTGTATTGAAAAATGAGTTTAAAGCACCCTCAAATCGATTTCTTCTCGCTCCCTTGCTTTCAAATTTTATTACTTCAAGCGAAGGATATGTTGGCCATTTTTATAAGGGCTCAAGAGGAAATGGCATCTGTGTCATCGAGTGGAAAGTAAGACTCCCAAATAGCGAATCACGTCCATATTCACGATTTCAAGTTTTGCTTTATGAAAATGAAAATCGAATTGAATATCGATATGGCGACAATATTCAGCCGCAAGAAAGCGGCGTATTGGTTGGTCTCTCAGAGGCGAAGTCTTTCATGACGGTGATAACCGAAACCGCGAAACCGATTTACAACGATGTTTTTAAAAACGAGTTTGCAGAGATTCCTCGCCAAACCTGTTATCGATTTTATGGAACACAACCAACTTTATCAAATCCATTCTCAGATAGCTTGAATACAAATTTTGCTCAAGCAAATACTTCTATTTCTCCAACAGGGCAACTGCCACAGACCTTTCAATTACTAACAAGCCCGACCTTTAAGTTTGAAAACGTGATTGATTTAAATCCAGAAATTTTTAGTACCAAAGAGCCATTCATATTTGGAAAAGTAATTGATCAGATTCCGTTTTATCAATCGTTATTCTTTTATTTTTCAGCAAGCAGCAACGAGTTTCACACAAGAAGCCCTTTCGCAATGATTCACGCCCCTGTTCCTCTCTCGGGCCTTTCTGCTTACTATCTTCCCTCCTACGGGCTTGTTTCAAATTCTGCCCTTCAGTATTACTTCTGGTATGATCTCTCGGGCAATGGCAATAATGCATCCCTTGAAATGAACGACTTGCGGTTTACAAATAACGCACAACCGGCAAGACTTGAAGGAAAACAACAAAATCAGCCCGGACAACTCATTGACTTTACTGAAAGCCAATTCGCTTACCGTGCCCCTTCAAAAGTTCAATTTCAAGCCAAGAGCGGGCTTACATTTTTTTCTGTGGTGGCACCTGACTTAAACTTTATCAATAGCTCATCTCCTATTATGGGTTTATCGAACTTTGAATCAACCCTTGACTTTGGCCGAGAGGAAGGGTCAAAATTATTTAAGGTAGAAATTTTTCGATCGACATTCGACGGTTCTGAATCGGTAAAACATGTTGCACCTAATTTCGAATTTGTAAGTCGCGAGATTAGTATCGTTGCGTTCCGTCAAACGGCATCAGAGAAGGAAACAACAGGAGAAATTTTCGCCAATGGCAGGCTATGTTTACAAGAACCCTCAATTGATTTGAGCACAAGCAACTACAATAATACTTACTTGGCTCGCGGGAATAATTCCGTTTTCAAAGGCCTTCTTGGTGATGTATTGCTATACAACCGTTCACTTTCAGACCTTGAGCTCGCTTCTGTTTTCTTCCATCTGGCGAGGGTTTACGATGTGTGGTCGCAATCAGGGAAAAATCTTCAAATAGATTCATTAACGGGCCTTTTCAATTATCCTGAAGAGGACTTCAACCTAATGATTCAAGAAAGTAAAAGCGAAAATATTGGAACAATAAATGTAGAAAAGCTGATAACTATTCCAGTTATTTCAAGAGACATTAAAGGAAAAGCATTTGCAAATGGAAATGAAATTGAACCCAGAAAAATCTATCCAGACCTTGCGTGGAATTTGTCTTTTGATTCAAAAGCGAACTATGAAGTGACATTTGGGCTTTCTATCAAAATTGAAATGTTAAAGGAAGTGGCGAACCCCGAAAGATTGCTAATTATCGCCTATGATTCCACAGAAAAGATTTGGACACCTGTTAATACCATTCGAAGCAAAGGGTATCTCACAGCAGTTGGGATGAGAACGCCGGGACTCTTTGCCGTTGCTGATGATTCTGAACCCGCTTTAACAACTTCTCGAAATCAAAGAAAAGTCGATCAATTTTTACTGGATCAAAATTACCCGAATCCGTTTAATCCTTCAACAACAATTCGCTACCAACTGGCTTCAACCGAAAATGTCAGCCTAAAAGTATATGATGTTTTAGGGAGAGAAGTTGCCACTTTGGTCAATAATCGACAATCACCGGGTCGATATGAAGTTGCATTCAATGCATCAAACATTTCAAGCGGGGTATATTTTTACCGTTTATCGACGGGCTCACAATCATCAGTTAAAAAAATGCTTCTGGTGAAATAA
- the acs gene encoding acetate--CoA ligase, whose amino-acid sequence MLVEKRVIKPNASFSKAAYIKSMAEYEALYKSAEKNPEAYWAKVASGFHWFRKWNKVLEWKTPYAKWFVGGTTNICYNALDRHLNSFRKNKAAIIWESETGEVRTFTYLQLHREVCKFANALKRRGVEKGDRVAIYMGMSPELVIAALGCARIGAVHNIVFGGFSAQALADRINDAEAKMVVCSDSVFRRGSTLNLKQTVDEALVNTPSVENVIVFQRGQSVPTLVEGRDHLWHDLMSLASEHHEAEHMNAEDPLFILYTSGSTGKPKGILHTTGGYMVHAGNSHKLVFDIRDEDVYWCTADVGWITGHSYITYGPLINGATVLMYEGAVNFPNWGRVWEMIERHKVTILYTAPTAIRSFIKAGDEWVTKRNLSTLRLLGTVGEPINPEAWMWYHTVVGGKRCPIVDTWWQTETGGIMVSPLPGATPTKPGTATRPLPGIAVDVVRKDGTPCKANEGGYLVVKKPWPSMLRTIYGDNTRYEKTYWSEIEGMYFTGDGARKDSDGYIWIMGRVDDVVNVSGHRLGTSEVESALVAHSSVAEAAVVSRPDEMKGNALIAFVTLKEGFIGDQAVKENLREHVAKEIGSIAKPDEIRFAAGLPKTRSGKIMRRLLRELASGSEIKGDTTTLEDFSILEKLRQGEEE is encoded by the coding sequence ATGCTGGTTGAAAAGCGTGTAATAAAGCCAAACGCGTCTTTTTCAAAAGCTGCCTATATCAAATCGATGGCTGAGTATGAAGCCTTGTATAAATCTGCGGAAAAAAATCCCGAAGCCTATTGGGCAAAAGTGGCTTCCGGATTTCATTGGTTTCGGAAATGGAATAAAGTGTTGGAATGGAAAACCCCTTATGCCAAGTGGTTTGTTGGCGGTACGACAAATATCTGTTACAATGCCCTTGATCGTCATTTAAATAGTTTTCGAAAAAATAAAGCGGCGATTATTTGGGAATCGGAAACTGGAGAGGTACGCACATTCACTTACCTCCAATTGCACCGTGAAGTCTGTAAATTTGCAAATGCCCTTAAAAGACGTGGCGTCGAAAAGGGTGATCGCGTGGCGATTTATATGGGGATGTCACCTGAACTTGTCATTGCTGCGCTTGGCTGCGCACGAATAGGGGCAGTTCATAACATCGTATTTGGCGGTTTCTCGGCGCAAGCCTTAGCCGACCGCATCAATGATGCCGAAGCCAAAATGGTGGTCTGTTCTGACTCCGTATTTCGACGTGGATCCACCTTAAACCTAAAACAAACCGTTGACGAGGCATTGGTTAATACGCCAAGTGTCGAAAATGTCATTGTCTTTCAACGCGGGCAAAGTGTTCCAACTTTAGTCGAAGGGCGAGATCATCTTTGGCACGATCTCATGAGCCTTGCAAGCGAGCACCACGAGGCCGAACACATGAATGCAGAAGATCCGCTCTTTATTCTCTACACCAGTGGCTCAACCGGAAAACCAAAAGGGATTTTGCATACCACCGGAGGCTATATGGTTCATGCCGGAAATTCTCATAAGCTCGTCTTTGATATACGTGATGAAGATGTGTATTGGTGCACGGCAGATGTCGGATGGATTACAGGTCACAGCTACATTACTTATGGTCCACTCATCAATGGCGCAACGGTCTTGATGTACGAAGGCGCTGTAAACTTCCCCAATTGGGGCAGAGTTTGGGAAATGATTGAGCGCCACAAAGTGACCATTCTCTACACAGCGCCAACAGCCATTCGCTCATTTATTAAGGCAGGTGATGAGTGGGTGACAAAAAGAAATCTTTCTACACTTCGCCTTTTAGGAACCGTGGGCGAACCCATCAATCCTGAAGCGTGGATGTGGTATCACACCGTTGTAGGCGGAAAACGCTGCCCGATTGTTGACACGTGGTGGCAAACCGAAACCGGTGGAATTATGGTCTCTCCGCTTCCCGGAGCAACACCCACTAAACCGGGCACCGCGACACGGCCATTGCCCGGCATTGCCGTTGATGTAGTTCGAAAAGATGGAACGCCTTGTAAAGCCAATGAAGGCGGGTACTTGGTTGTAAAAAAGCCTTGGCCTTCAATGCTTCGAACCATTTATGGCGATAACACCCGTTACGAAAAAACGTATTGGTCTGAAATTGAAGGTATGTATTTCACCGGCGATGGCGCACGAAAAGATAGCGACGGATACATTTGGATAATGGGGCGTGTCGATGATGTGGTCAATGTTTCGGGGCATCGACTTGGAACAAGTGAAGTAGAAAGCGCATTAGTTGCGCATTCTTCTGTTGCAGAAGCAGCCGTTGTCTCTCGCCCAGATGAAATGAAAGGTAACGCCCTTATTGCTTTTGTAACCTTGAAAGAAGGCTTTATAGGCGATCAAGCCGTTAAAGAAAACTTGCGCGAGCATGTGGCGAAAGAGATTGGCTCTATCGCGAAGCCCGATGAAATACGCTTTGCTGCCGGATTGCCAAAAACAAGAAGCGGCAAAATTATGCGTCGCCTTTTGCGCGAACTTGCTTCAGGCTCCGAAATCAAAGGCGATACCACAACCCTCGAAGATTTTTCAATCTTAGAGAAGCTTCGTCAGGGCGAAGAAGAATAA